A window of the Lolium perenne isolate Kyuss_39 chromosome 7, Kyuss_2.0, whole genome shotgun sequence genome harbors these coding sequences:
- the LOC127314028 gene encoding uncharacterized protein codes for MAADGADAAFEDEVEPTVTIREYMDGIEAEELEADLVLGGDDGDECTYGAGYLKRQAVFSCLTCVPDGAAGVCTACCLACHDGHEVVELWTKRNFRCDCGNSKFGGHLCKLNPEKDPENSANSYNQNFKGAYCTCSRPYPDPEAKEQVEMIQCCICEDWFHEDHIGLDSAEKIPCDEEGEALYEDFICHKCSPVCSFLKLYPDTIWASSKQTSASEAVTADSNGMEGGYSGHANTEKNENGARVDHQSAENTSVENNCTKDIAASEKSNLGDNSAGNCKLGLDINTKSDDSEKIMPFFLSKGWRETLCRCGACTNFYEQRGIAHLTDKEDSIEEYEKMAKEKRQKKLEQQEGAEANFINSLNHVQKIEILSGISDMKNEFQSFLESRDPSKPVTSDDVQSIFKNLAKKKQRLS; via the exons ATGGCCGCCGACGGCGCCGACGCCGCCTTCGAGGACGAGGTGGAGCCGACGGTCACCATCCGCGAGTACATGGACGGCATCGAGGCCGAGGAGCTG GAGGCGGATTTGGTGctgggcggcgacgacggcgacgagtgCACCTACGGGGCCGGCTACCTCAAGCGCCAGGCCGTCTTCTCCTGCCTCACCTGCGTGCCCGACGGCGCCGCCGGGGTCTGCACCGCGTGCTGCCTCGCCTGCCACGACGGCCATGAG GTTGTTGAACTCTGGACAAAGCGAAACTTTCGTTGTGACTGCGGCAACTCAAAGTTTGGAGGTCACCTCTGCAAGCTCAACCCTGAGAAAGATCCCGAGAACTCAGCAAATTCCTATAATCAGAATTTCAAGGGTGCGTATTGCACGTGCAGTAGGCCTTATCCTGACCCAGAAGCCAAGGAGCAAGTTGAAATGATACAGTGCTGTATTTGTGAGGACTGGTTTCATGAGGATCATATTGGCCTTGACTCTGCCGAAAAG ATACCATGCGATGAAGAAGGGGAGGCACTATATGAGGATTTCATATGCCATAAATGCTCGCCTGTCTGTTCTTTCTTGAAACTCTATCCTGATACAATTTGGGCTTCTAGTAAGCAGACTTCTGCATCAGAAGCTGTTACTGCTGATTCAAATGGTATGGAAGGAGGCTATTCAGGTCATGCTAACACTGAGAAAAATGAAAATGGTGCCCGTGTAGACCATCAAAGTGCTGAAAATACCTCTGTTGAGAATAACTGTACAAAAGATATTGCAGCTTCAGAGAAGTCCAATTTGGGTGATAATTCAGCTGGGAACTGTAAGCTAGGGCTGGATATAAATACAAAGTCAGATGATTCAGAGAAAATTATGCCATTTTTCTTATCAAAAGGGTGGAGAGAGACTCTATGCAGATGCGGTGCATGCACCAACTTCTATGAACAACGAGGCATTGCACACCTTACAGACAAGGAGGACTCTATTGAGGAATATGAAAAGATGGCTAAGGAGAAAAGGCAGAAGAAGTTGGAGCAGCAGGAAGGAGCTGAAGCTAACTTTATCAACTCACTTAACCATGTCCAGAAGATAGAGATTTTGAGTGGCATCAGTGACATGAAGAATGAATTTCAGTCCTTTCTG